The region ATGTGCTTTAGAACGACTGCTAACAGTAGTAGGTTATCTAGCTAGGCTAACTAACACATTTAAAACAAGTCTTGCAATCTGAAATTGCAAacaaatagctagctagattcaCACCTTAACTTGTAGGCTAGACAGTGAGTAGAGCAAGAATCTAAGGACAATAGAAACAATGAGGGAAGTCAGAGGAAGATATTTTGGGAAGTCCAAAgccagagagctagagagaaacaACAGGGGGGACtttaacagggagagagagagtgagaacacacacagctCCAGTTTGAGACCCagaaagagtgaggagaggtAAATGGATGTGTCCACATCACAACATTCATAATTTGCACAAGRGCCTGAAGGTAAATGATGAGCCATTATGGTGTCTGGGTAATGTACTGTTTCCCCACCACCTTGTTTCAGGACAAGGAACATCCACGGGTTCTCATCCCAGAGTTGTGTCGTCTTTTCTACCAACTCGGCTGGGTTACTGGGACAGGAGGAGGGCTAAGTTTGAGACGTGGGTAAGTGCTCTGGCTTTAATATTgttgaatcattttttaaattcaagaCCTCAATCATGACTTGGTCTTTAGTTAAATGTAGAGAGAAGCGGAAGAGACAgaagtatatatatatgtttgcaAGCTAATGAACATTCATCTCCCCATTGTTTGTACTAGAGATCAGATCTATATCGCCCCATCTGGAGTCCAGAAGGAGAGACTACAGGTGACAGGGCTGGTGTTTTACCTTCATAtcatagagacaggagagactaCATGAGCAGGCTGGTGTTTACCATTCATAGAACAGGAGAGACTACAGGTGAGCAGGCTGTTTTTACCTTCATATCATAGACAGAGAGACTACAGGTGAGCAGGGCTGGTGTTTTGCCTTCATAtcatagagacaggagagactaCAGGTGAGCAGGGCTGGGTTTTGCCTCTATtcatagagacaggagagactaCAGGTGAGCAGGGCTGGTGTTTTGCCTTCATatcatagagacagagagactacagATGAGCAGGGCTGGTTTTTGCCTTCATAtcatagagacaggagagactaCATGACAGGGCTGGTGTTTGCCTTCATatcatagagacagagagactacagGTGTGCAGGGCTGGTGTTTACCTTCATAtcatagagacaggagagactaCAGGTGAGCAGGGCTGGTGTTTTGCCTTCATATCATGAGACAGTGAGACTACAGGTGAGCAGGCTGGTGTTTTGCCTTCATATCATAGAGAAAGCGGAGACTACAGGTGAGCAGGCTGGTGTTTTGCCTTCATAtcatagagacaggagagactaCAGTGAGCAGGGCTGTGTTTGCCTCATAtcatagagacaggagagactaCAGGTGAGCAGGGCTGGTGTTTACCTTCATATCATAAGAAAGGCGAGACTACAGTGAGCAAGCTGGTGTTTGCCTTCATATCATAGAGACAGGTGAACTACAGGTGAGCAGGCTGGTGTTGCCTTCATAtcatagagacaggagagactaCAGGTGAGCAGGCTGGTGTTTACCTTCATATCATAGAAGACAGGAGAGACTACAGGTGAGCAGGGCTGTGTTTTGCCTTCATATCATCGTAGAGCCAACTTGGATACTTAGTTTGACAGTTTTTGGagatatttttgtgtgtgtttcacctGTAGCCAGATGAACATGTTTGTCTGATGTGGAAGAGAGACATCAGCTCCCCACCCCCCTTGAAGAAGCTGAGAAGAGCCATGTACCCCTCTGTTCATGAATCCTTCACTATGAGAGGTGAGCTCTCTGTTCATGAATGCCTTCACTATGAGTAGGTCCCTCTGTTCATGCATGCCTTCACTATGAGAGGTGAGCTCTCTCTTCATGCATGCCTTCACTAGAGAGTGAGCTCTTTCAGAAATCCCTTCACTATGAGAGTGTGAGCTCTCTGTTCATAAATGCCTTCACTATGAGAGGTGAGCGCTCTCTGTTCAAAAATGCCTTCATATGAGAGGTGAGCTCTCTGTTCATGAATGCCTTCACTATGAGAGGTGAGCGCTCTCTGTCATAAATGCTTCACTATGAGATGAGCTCTCTGTTCATGAATGCCTTCACTATGAGAGGTGAGCTCTCTGTCATGAATGCCTTCACTATGAGAGGTGATCCTCTGTCATGATATTACACTATGAGAGTGAGCCCTCTGTTCATGAATGCCTTCACTATAGAGGTGAGCTCTCTGTTCATGAATGATACACCTATGAGAGGGAGCCTCTGTGTCATGAATGCCTTCACTATGAGGAGCGAGCTTCTCTTTCTTGGTTGATGCACTATTAGAggtgaggtctgtctgtctgactaccTGGAAAGAAACCCACCTTCACAACAACATGTTGTGCCCACAAAGTTGTCATAAGCGCAAGCTTCCTACTTTAGTTTCAGAGGACTGATGTCACTGCTTATGGACTGTCGCTACTAATATATTTAGTCCCTATTTCAACAGCTTTGATGGAGAACATGAGACTGTAGACAACATGCTAACTGTCTCCCCTTCCTGTTCCTCAGCGGCGCAGGCCGTCATCCACACCCACTCCAAGGCTGCCGTCATGCAACTCTGTTGTATCCTGCAAGAGTTCCGCATAACTCACCAGGAGATGAAAGGAATTCGCAAGGCACCTCCAGCACCAACTACAGGTGGGCACATGGAGGCCCTCCACACCAATTACATGGCACTGGCTAGAACACCTCCAGCACCAACTACATGGGCACTATCGTAGAACACCTCCAGCACCAACTACATGTGGCACATGGCTAGAACACCTCCAGCACCAACTACAGGGCACATGGCTAGAACACCCAGCACCAACTACAGGTTGGCAATGGCTAGAACACCTCAGCACCAACTACAGTGGGCACATGGCGAGCACCTCCAGCACCAACTACAGTGGCACATGGCGAGGATACCTCCAGCACCAACTACAGGTTGGCACAATGCTAGAACACCTCCAGCACCAACTACAGGTGGCACATGGCTAGAACACCTCCAGCACAACTACAGGTGGCACATGGCGGAGGACCTCCAGCACCAACTACAGTGGGCACATGGCGAGGCACCTCCAGCACCAACTACAGGTGGGCACATGGCGAGGGCACCTCCAGCACCAACTACAGGTGGGCACATGGCGAGCACCTCCAGCACCAACTACAGGTGGGCACATGGCAGAACACCTCCACACCAACTACAGGTGGCACATGGCTAGAACACCTCCAGCACCAACTACAGGTGGCACATGGCTAGAACACTCCCAGCACCAACTACAGGGGGCACATGGCGAGACACCTCCAGCACCAACATACAGGTGGCACATGGCGAGAACACCTCCAGCACCAACTACAGGTGGGCACATGGCTAGAACACCTCCAGCACCAACTACAGGTGGCACATGGTGAGGACATCTCCAGCACCAACTACAGGTGGGCAATGCGAGGTCACCTCCAGCACAACTACAGGTGGGCACATGGCGAGTCACCTCCAGCACCAACTACAGGTTGGCAAGTGGCTAGAGGACACCTCCAGCACCAACTACAGTGGGCACATGGCAGAACACCTCCAGCACCAACTACAGTGGCAAGTGGCTAGAGGCACCTCCAGCACCAACAACAGGCGGTAAGTGGCTAGAGGACCCCTTCAGCACCAACGACAGCGGGTAAGTGGCTAGAGGACACCTCCAGTGCCAACAACGCCGTGTAAGTGCTCAATGGGGAAGGGTATTCctagtcagttgttcaactgaatgcattcaactgaaatgttcttccgcatttaacccaacccctctgaatcagagaggggactgccttaatcgacatccacgtcttcggcgcccgggaacactgggttaactgccttgctcaggtgcagaatgacaggttttaccttgtcagctcgggattccaTCCAGCAACCTTCTGTTACTTGCCCAAAGCTCTAATCACTAAGCAACCTGCCAATGTACTACAGTGTGATGTCTGTACTGAAACAGTCTGGAGGGTCTGCTAGCAATACCCAGACAGGTTATGGAGATGAATGTGGAAATCTGGATGTTACCTTGTAACTCCTgtcaatttgtgcacattcatccAGGGAAACTGACACTTGATTTTAGATATGCCCTATGACTGTGCATTCTGCTCAtacaatcgtgtgtgtgtgtgtagatatgatGAAATGCTGTGTCCCCATCATTGAGAACACCCCGGAGGAGCGACCTGAAGGAGCGCATGGCGCTGGCCATGGAGCAATACCCAGACTCCTGTGCGGTCCTCGTCCGGCGTCACGGCGTCTACGTGTGGGGGGAGTCCTGGGAGAAAGCAAAGACCATGTGAGTTAATGAATAATTATG is a window of Salvelinus sp. IW2-2015 unplaced genomic scaffold, ASM291031v2 Un_scaffold7420, whole genome shotgun sequence DNA encoding:
- the apip gene encoding LOW QUALITY PROTEIN: methylthioribulose-1-phosphate dehydratase (The sequence of the model RefSeq protein was modified relative to this genomic sequence to represent the inferred CDS: inserted 4 bases in 2 codons), whose amino-acid sequence is MVKGKELSEDVRNLIITKHGLKQGYKSISRDLGIAVSTVRNVIRKHAVHGVVINLPGRGRKKNLVPPVEXADRSASIQNKMTSVCDATNEDKENGSESTECQDKEHPRVLIPELCRLFYQLGWVTGTGGGLSLRRGDQIYIAPSGVQKERLQPDEHVCLMWKRDISSPPPLKKLRRAIVSSLFINAFTMRAAQAVIHTHSKAAVMQLCCILQEFRITHQEMKGIRKGTSSTNYRYDEMLXVPIIENTPEEXDLKERMALAMEQYPDSCAVLVRRHGVYVWGESWEKAKTMCECYDYLFDIAVQMKQSGMDPSAPPIEENHYYDVQQSQ